A portion of the Streptomyces sp. YPW6 genome contains these proteins:
- a CDS encoding DUF5990 family protein, translating into MQIHIEASALPGRACVPDGDLPGYENIHVGVQRKDRPGELLGLHPGDAPSASWVLDCTATVTEDGVEVSGPYVQNRLGGRFVYLSWGTVDDAGVFTMFRRAKLMFSDIEPDVLAAAARSGQLTGRLGLTDPRGRPLCARVRPPQITWSATGAA; encoded by the coding sequence ATGCAGATCCACATCGAGGCGTCGGCCCTCCCCGGCCGCGCCTGCGTCCCGGACGGCGACCTTCCCGGCTACGAGAACATCCACGTCGGTGTGCAGCGCAAGGACCGGCCGGGCGAGCTGCTCGGCCTGCACCCCGGGGACGCCCCCTCCGCGTCGTGGGTGCTCGACTGCACGGCCACCGTGACGGAGGACGGGGTCGAGGTGTCGGGCCCGTACGTCCAGAACCGGCTGGGCGGGCGGTTCGTCTATCTGTCGTGGGGCACGGTGGACGACGCCGGGGTCTTCACCATGTTCCGGCGCGCGAAGCTCATGTTCAGCGACATCGAGCCGGACGTCCTCGCCGCCGCCGCGCGCTCCGGGCAGCTCACGGGGCGGCTCGGGCTCACCGACCCCCGGGGCCGACCGCTGTGCGCCCGGGTGCGCCCGCCGCAGATCACCTGGAGCGCCACAGGCGCAGCGTGA
- a CDS encoding deoxyguanosinetriphosphate triphosphohydrolase produces MDGTQGTQGAHEAETVHGTRGARSAQSGPGASPYGPADTERFDTEEDKRPGRTAFQRDRARVLHSAALRRLAGKTQVVTPGTRSHQWDASPRTRLTHSLECAQVGRELGAVLGCDPDLVETACLAHDMGHPPFGHNGEQAIDDFASDCGGFEGNAQSLRLLTRLEPKRFVRDPRTGELVSVGLNLTRAALDAATKYPWPRGAHPTDPHSAKFGVYADDLPVFAWAREGAPADRTCFEAQVMDWSDDVAYSVHDFEDGLHAGHIDPNCLYAEPEREEIWAVAIGRYVPADTDPQELAEALDRLIDQDWWPHGYDGSAVAQARLKDATSQLIGRFCLEAETATRAVYGPGRLGRYGAELVVPRAVRNECAVLKAVADRYVMQRAEQETLRADQRIVIAELAAALTARAPEGLEPHFRALFDQAPDDHARKRVLIDQIAALTDASARSLHAALTARRG; encoded by the coding sequence ATGGACGGCACACAGGGCACACAGGGCGCACACGAGGCGGAAACGGTACACGGCACGCGCGGCGCACGAAGCGCGCAGAGCGGTCCGGGGGCGAGCCCCTACGGTCCCGCGGACACCGAGCGCTTCGACACCGAGGAGGACAAGCGGCCCGGCCGTACCGCCTTCCAGCGCGACCGCGCCCGGGTGCTGCACTCCGCTGCCCTGCGCCGGCTCGCCGGGAAGACCCAGGTCGTCACCCCCGGCACCCGGTCCCATCAGTGGGACGCCAGCCCGCGCACCCGGCTCACCCACTCCCTGGAGTGCGCCCAGGTCGGCCGGGAGCTCGGTGCGGTCCTCGGCTGCGACCCCGACCTGGTGGAGACGGCGTGCCTCGCGCACGACATGGGCCACCCCCCGTTCGGCCACAACGGCGAGCAGGCGATCGACGACTTCGCCTCCGACTGCGGCGGCTTCGAGGGCAACGCCCAGTCGCTGCGCCTGCTGACCCGCCTGGAGCCCAAGCGCTTCGTCCGCGACCCGCGCACCGGCGAGCTGGTCAGCGTCGGCCTCAACCTCACCCGGGCCGCCCTGGATGCCGCCACCAAGTACCCCTGGCCGCGCGGCGCGCACCCCACCGACCCGCACTCGGCGAAGTTCGGGGTGTACGCCGACGACCTCCCGGTCTTCGCCTGGGCCCGCGAAGGCGCCCCCGCGGACCGCACCTGCTTCGAGGCGCAGGTGATGGACTGGTCCGACGACGTGGCGTATTCGGTGCACGACTTCGAGGACGGCCTGCACGCCGGGCACATCGACCCCAACTGCCTCTACGCCGAGCCGGAGCGGGAGGAGATCTGGGCGGTCGCCATCGGCCGCTACGTCCCCGCCGACACCGACCCGCAGGAGCTGGCCGAGGCCCTGGACCGGCTGATCGACCAGGACTGGTGGCCGCACGGCTACGACGGCTCCGCCGTGGCCCAGGCCCGCCTGAAGGACGCCACCAGCCAGCTCATCGGCCGCTTCTGCCTCGAGGCCGAGACCGCGACCCGCGCGGTGTACGGTCCAGGACGCCTCGGCCGGTACGGCGCGGAGCTGGTCGTCCCGCGCGCCGTCCGCAACGAGTGCGCCGTCCTCAAGGCGGTCGCCGACCGTTACGTGATGCAGCGTGCGGAGCAGGAGACCCTCCGCGCCGACCAGCGCATCGTCATCGCCGAGCTGGCCGCCGCCCTCACCGCCCGCGCCCCCGAGGGCCTGGAGCCGCACTTCCGCGCCCTGTTCGACCAGGCCCCCGACGACCACGCCCGCAAGCGGGTGCTGATCGACCAGATCGCCGCCCTCACCGACGCCTCCGCACGATCCCTGCACGCCGCGCTCACCGCCCGTCGCGGCTGA
- the nirB gene encoding nitrite reductase large subunit NirB: MPEPTFEPRTTAPEAAPNAPAHTAVPTIVVVGHGMVGQRFLESLAERGLTPAAGRSRVVVLGEEPRPAYDRVRLSSYFAGRSPGELSLVEPDFMARHGIELYVGDPATAVDRAGRTVTTRSGAVFPYDTLVLATGSYPFVPPVPGKDARGCFVYRTIEDLLAIEEYAKGAGTGAVVGGGLLGLEAAGALKGLGLATHVVEFAPRLMPVQVDEGGGAALLRTIQDMGLSVHTGVGTREVTVGGDGAVTGMSLSDGSSLAVDLVVFSAGVRPRDQLARECGLAVGERGGIVVDEECRTSDPAVFAIGECALAADGRVYGLVAPGYEMARTAAEVIAGGRSAFTGADLSTKLKLLGVDVASFGDAHGAAEGSLDVVYSDARAGVYKKLVMGPDGTLLGGVLVGDAEGYGTLRPLTGTVLPVAPEQLVLPAGPGGGPVSLGPGALPDEAVICSCHNVTKGAVCGHTTLPEVKRCTKAGTGCGSCLKVIGQLMPPPEDAGLCGCFPYSRGELYEIVRTLGVTSFVELLDSHGREEARGGDGCEVCKPAVGSVIASLAPTVGASGYVLDGEQAALQDTNDHFLANLQRNGSYSVVPRIPGGEITPEKLIVIGEVARDFGLYTKITGGQRIDLFGARVDQLPLIWTRLVDAGFESGHAYGKSLRTVKSCVGQTWCRYGVQDSVRMAIDLELRYRGLRSPHKLKSAVSGCARECAEARGKDFGIIATAQGWNLYVGGNGGATPRHADLLAQDLSDAELVRLIDRFLMFYIRTADRLERTSAWLERIDGGLEHVRDVVVHDALGLCEELERLMADHVAGYRDEWAATIEDPDRLRRFVTFVNAPDAPDPSVRFLPERDQIKPDLELLAGPVLAVRTLEGTAS, encoded by the coding sequence ATGCCGGAGCCCACCTTCGAGCCGCGCACCACCGCCCCCGAAGCCGCCCCGAACGCCCCGGCGCACACCGCCGTTCCGACGATCGTGGTCGTCGGGCACGGCATGGTCGGCCAGCGGTTCCTGGAGTCCCTGGCCGAGCGCGGGCTGACCCCGGCGGCCGGCCGCTCCCGCGTCGTCGTGCTCGGCGAGGAGCCCCGGCCCGCCTACGACCGGGTGCGGCTCAGCTCGTACTTCGCCGGGCGGAGTCCCGGGGAACTCTCGCTGGTGGAGCCGGACTTCATGGCCCGGCACGGCATCGAGCTCTACGTCGGCGACCCGGCGACCGCCGTCGACCGGGCGGGGCGGACGGTGACCACGCGGTCCGGGGCGGTGTTCCCGTACGACACGCTGGTGCTGGCGACCGGCTCGTACCCCTTCGTCCCGCCGGTGCCGGGGAAGGACGCCCGGGGCTGCTTCGTGTACCGGACGATCGAGGACCTGCTCGCGATCGAGGAGTACGCGAAGGGCGCCGGGACCGGTGCGGTGGTGGGCGGCGGGCTGCTGGGCCTGGAGGCGGCCGGGGCGCTGAAGGGGCTCGGGCTCGCCACGCATGTGGTGGAGTTCGCGCCCCGGCTGATGCCGGTCCAGGTGGACGAGGGCGGGGGCGCGGCGCTGCTGCGGACGATCCAGGACATGGGCCTGAGCGTGCACACGGGGGTCGGTACGCGGGAGGTCACCGTGGGCGGGGACGGGGCGGTGACCGGGATGTCCCTCTCCGACGGGTCCTCGCTCGCCGTGGATCTGGTCGTCTTCTCGGCGGGCGTACGGCCCCGGGACCAGCTGGCCCGGGAGTGCGGCCTCGCGGTCGGGGAGCGCGGCGGGATCGTCGTGGACGAGGAGTGCCGGACCTCGGACCCGGCGGTGTTCGCGATCGGCGAGTGCGCGCTGGCCGCCGACGGCCGGGTGTACGGGCTGGTCGCGCCGGGCTACGAGATGGCCCGGACGGCGGCCGAGGTGATCGCGGGCGGGCGGTCCGCGTTCACCGGGGCGGACCTGTCCACGAAGCTGAAGCTGCTCGGGGTGGACGTGGCCTCGTTCGGCGACGCGCACGGGGCGGCCGAAGGATCGCTCGACGTCGTGTACTCCGACGCCAGGGCGGGGGTCTACAAGAAGCTGGTGATGGGCCCGGACGGAACCCTGCTGGGCGGAGTGCTGGTCGGGGACGCGGAGGGTTACGGCACGCTGCGCCCGCTGACGGGCACCGTACTGCCCGTCGCCCCGGAGCAGTTGGTGCTGCCGGCCGGGCCGGGCGGCGGGCCGGTGTCGCTCGGCCCCGGCGCGCTGCCGGACGAGGCGGTGATCTGCTCCTGCCACAACGTGACCAAGGGCGCGGTCTGCGGGCACACCACCCTGCCCGAGGTGAAGAGGTGCACCAAGGCCGGTACGGGATGCGGCAGTTGTCTCAAGGTGATCGGGCAGCTGATGCCGCCGCCGGAGGACGCGGGGCTGTGCGGCTGCTTCCCGTACAGCCGCGGCGAGCTGTACGAGATCGTCCGCACCCTGGGGGTCACGTCGTTCGTGGAACTGCTCGACTCGCACGGCCGCGAGGAGGCGCGGGGCGGCGACGGCTGCGAAGTCTGCAAGCCGGCGGTCGGCTCGGTCATCGCCTCGCTGGCGCCCACGGTCGGGGCGAGCGGCTATGTGCTGGACGGCGAGCAGGCGGCGCTCCAGGACACCAACGACCACTTCCTGGCCAACCTCCAGCGCAACGGTTCGTACTCGGTCGTGCCGCGCATCCCGGGCGGCGAGATCACCCCGGAGAAGCTCATCGTCATCGGCGAGGTGGCCCGCGACTTCGGCCTCTACACGAAGATCACGGGCGGTCAGCGCATCGACCTCTTCGGCGCCCGGGTCGACCAGCTCCCGCTGATCTGGACCCGGCTGGTGGACGCGGGCTTCGAGTCCGGGCACGCGTACGGGAAGTCGCTGCGCACGGTCAAGTCCTGTGTGGGGCAGACCTGGTGCCGCTACGGGGTGCAGGACTCGGTGAGGATGGCGATCGACCTGGAGCTGCGCTACCGGGGGCTGCGCTCCCCGCACAAGCTGAAGTCGGCGGTCTCGGGCTGCGCCCGCGAGTGCGCGGAGGCCCGGGGCAAGGACTTCGGGATCATCGCCACCGCCCAGGGCTGGAATCTGTACGTCGGCGGCAACGGCGGGGCCACCCCGCGCCACGCGGACCTGCTGGCCCAGGACCTCTCGGACGCCGAACTGGTGCGGCTGATCGACCGGTTCCTGATGTTCTACATCCGTACCGCCGACCGGCTGGAGCGCACCTCCGCCTGGCTGGAGCGGATCGACGGCGGCCTGGAGCACGTCCGGGACGTGGTCGTGCACGACGCGCTGGGGCTCTGCGAGGAGCTGGAGCGGCTGATGGCCGACCATGTGGCGGGCTACCGCGACGAGTGGGCGGCGACCATCGAGGACCCGGACCGGCTGCGCCGGTTCGTCACCTTCGTCAACGCCCCCGACGCCCCCGACCCCTCGGTGAGGTTCCTTCCGGAGAGGGACCAGATCAAGCCGGATCTGGAACTCCTCGCGGGACCCGTCCTCGCCGTCCGCACCCTCGAAGGGACCGCGTCCTGA
- a CDS encoding aminotransferase class IV family protein, with product MTTPPPALHIELDGHPATEETLRIPALYGFGHFTALQVRDGRARGLGLHLARLDAANRELFGLPVRGDRVRELIRHALGGAGRRDASVRVNAYLPPGATHTTLMVTVREPAAMPSGARSLMSVPYARTAPHIKRPGEFGQTYYGMLAGRAGFDDALLTAPGGVVTEGAITNIGFRDGTSGSVVWPDAPALTGITMTLLEQGLERAGRPSVRRPVTLAGPDGVGRFSAAFVCNSQGIAPVGRIDDTVFPVDEDLMRDLGAVYDGTPEDAV from the coding sequence ATGACGACACCGCCGCCCGCCCTCCACATCGAGCTCGACGGCCACCCTGCCACCGAGGAGACCCTGCGGATCCCCGCGCTGTACGGCTTCGGCCACTTCACCGCGCTCCAGGTGCGGGACGGCCGGGCGCGGGGGCTGGGCCTGCACCTCGCACGGCTGGACGCCGCGAACCGGGAGCTGTTCGGCCTGCCGGTGCGCGGCGACCGGGTGCGGGAGCTGATCCGGCACGCCCTGGGCGGGGCGGGGCGGCGGGACGCCTCGGTGCGGGTGAACGCCTACCTGCCGCCCGGGGCGACGCACACGACGCTGATGGTGACGGTCCGGGAGCCCGCCGCCATGCCGTCCGGGGCACGGAGCCTGATGTCGGTGCCGTACGCGCGTACCGCCCCGCACATCAAGCGGCCCGGCGAGTTCGGGCAGACGTACTACGGGATGCTGGCCGGGCGGGCGGGGTTCGACGACGCGCTGCTGACCGCGCCGGGCGGCGTGGTGACCGAGGGGGCCATCACCAACATCGGCTTCCGGGACGGGACTTCCGGCTCGGTGGTGTGGCCCGACGCCCCGGCTCTGACCGGCATCACCATGACGCTGCTGGAACAGGGGCTGGAGCGGGCGGGACGGCCCTCGGTGCGCCGCCCGGTGACACTGGCCGGGCCGGACGGGGTCGGCCGCTTCTCCGCCGCCTTCGTCTGCAACTCGCAGGGCATCGCGCCGGTGGGGCGGATCGACGACACCGTGTTCCCGGTGGACGAGGACCTGATGAGGGACCTGGGCGCGGTGTACGACGGCACCCCGGAGGACGCCGTGTGA
- a CDS encoding TSUP family transporter, with protein sequence MPDITLTTLILLCLAAAAAGWIDAVVGGGGLLLLPALLLGLPHVPAAQVLGTNKAVAIVGTSGAAVTFLRKAPVRVGLAVRIGLMALAGSMTGAFFAAGISSEVLRPVIMVVLLGVAAFVLLRPSFGTAAAGDGTDRPVARTRIITAIVLVGGGIGFYDGLFGPGTGTFLVLGLTAVLHLDLVTASATAKIVNVCTNAGALAMFAYQGTVLWQLAAVMAVFNLAGGMIGARMALSRGSGFVRAVLLTVVFSLVAKLGFDQWNA encoded by the coding sequence GTGCCTGACATAACACTGACGACCCTGATCCTCCTCTGCCTCGCCGCGGCCGCCGCGGGCTGGATCGACGCGGTGGTGGGCGGCGGCGGACTGCTGCTCCTGCCCGCCCTGCTGCTCGGCCTGCCGCACGTACCGGCGGCCCAGGTCCTCGGCACGAACAAGGCCGTCGCGATCGTGGGCACCTCGGGCGCGGCGGTGACCTTCCTGCGGAAAGCCCCGGTACGGGTCGGGCTGGCGGTGCGGATCGGACTGATGGCGCTCGCCGGGTCGATGACGGGGGCGTTCTTCGCCGCCGGGATCAGCAGCGAGGTGCTCCGCCCGGTGATCATGGTGGTGCTGCTGGGGGTCGCGGCCTTCGTCCTGCTGCGCCCGTCCTTCGGTACGGCGGCGGCGGGCGACGGCACGGACCGGCCGGTCGCCCGAACCCGGATCATCACCGCGATCGTGCTGGTCGGTGGCGGGATCGGCTTCTACGACGGGCTGTTCGGGCCGGGCACCGGCACGTTCCTGGTGCTGGGCCTCACCGCCGTGCTCCACCTGGACCTGGTGACCGCGTCGGCCACCGCGAAGATCGTCAACGTGTGCACCAACGCGGGGGCGCTCGCGATGTTCGCCTACCAGGGCACCGTGCTGTGGCAGCTCGCGGCCGTGATGGCCGTGTTCAACCTGGCGGGCGGGATGATCGGGGCGAGGATGGCGCTGAGCCGGGGGAGCGGCTTCGTCCGGGCGGTGCTGCTGACGGTGGTGTTCTCGCTGGTCGCCAAGCTGGGCTTCGACCAGTGGAACGCGTAG
- a CDS encoding NADPH-dependent FMN reductase: MDTTAASTSPIPPTTSAPQSSSGSAASKAAPAPQTSSASQSAAAASADAAPLKAAVILGSNRDGRFGPVIADWFMGRAAGHPGIETDLIDVAEAGLPTAITFSPGPQEAARLAAVSERLAAADAFVVLTPEYNHSFPAPLKTLIDWHGAEWQAKPVAFVSYGGISGGLRAVEQLRQVFAELHTVTVRDTVSFHNAGALFDDEGRHRDPGPADAAAKVLLDQVVWWGTALRDARSARPYGA, translated from the coding sequence ATGGACACCACAGCCGCATCCACGTCACCCATCCCGCCCACGACGTCCGCCCCGCAGAGCTCATCAGGCTCAGCTGCCTCGAAGGCGGCGCCTGCCCCGCAGACCTCATCCGCTTCGCAGAGCGCAGCGGCCGCATCGGCCGATGCGGCTCCCCTCAAGGCCGCCGTCATCCTCGGCAGCAACCGGGACGGCCGCTTCGGCCCCGTCATCGCCGACTGGTTTATGGGCCGAGCGGCCGGACACCCCGGCATCGAGACCGACCTGATCGACGTCGCCGAGGCCGGCCTGCCGACCGCGATCACCTTCAGTCCGGGCCCACAGGAGGCGGCGCGTCTCGCCGCGGTCTCCGAACGGCTCGCCGCGGCCGACGCCTTCGTCGTCCTCACCCCCGAGTACAACCACTCGTTCCCCGCACCGCTGAAGACGCTCATCGACTGGCACGGCGCCGAATGGCAGGCCAAACCCGTCGCCTTCGTGTCGTACGGCGGCATCTCCGGCGGGCTGCGCGCCGTCGAACAGCTCCGGCAGGTCTTCGCCGAACTGCACACCGTCACCGTCCGCGACACCGTGTCCTTCCACAACGCGGGCGCCCTCTTCGACGACGAAGGGCGCCACCGGGACCCCGGCCCCGCCGACGCGGCCGCCAAGGTGCTGCTCGACCAGGTGGTGTGGTGGGGCACCGCCCTGCGCGACGCCAGGAGCGCCCGTCCGTACGGCGCCTGA
- a CDS encoding class F sortase: MSPSAQKAKGWLVGIAVLCGIWLIQNGPGGQVMPPQPSSAQAFAAGPQLQPGSPVAEPLDPSDPVRIRIPAIEVDAPMTPLGLTADGSLDVPPDEDRNLAGWYEDGVPPGARGTAIVAGHVDNAQGPSVFYALGALAKGTRVEVDRRDGHTAVFSIDAIEVYDNDDFPDQRVYGDAPHAALRLITCGGGFSKETGYQGNVVAYAHLTDVR; this comes from the coding sequence GTGTCACCGAGCGCGCAGAAGGCCAAGGGCTGGCTGGTGGGCATCGCCGTGCTGTGCGGCATCTGGCTCATCCAGAACGGGCCCGGCGGCCAGGTGATGCCGCCGCAGCCCTCCAGCGCCCAGGCCTTCGCCGCCGGGCCCCAGCTCCAGCCCGGCTCCCCGGTCGCCGAGCCGCTGGACCCCTCCGACCCGGTCCGCATCCGCATCCCGGCCATCGAGGTGGACGCGCCGATGACGCCGCTCGGGCTGACCGCCGACGGCAGTCTCGACGTACCGCCGGACGAGGACCGCAATCTCGCGGGCTGGTACGAGGACGGTGTCCCGCCCGGCGCGCGGGGCACCGCGATCGTGGCCGGGCACGTGGACAACGCCCAGGGCCCGTCCGTCTTCTACGCCCTGGGCGCCCTGGCCAAGGGGACCCGGGTCGAGGTGGACCGCAGGGACGGGCACACGGCCGTGTTCTCGATCGACGCCATCGAGGTCTACGACAACGACGACTTCCCCGACCAGCGCGTCTACGGCGACGCGCCGCACGCCGCGCTGCGGCTGATCACCTGCGGCGGCGGCTTCTCGAAGGAGACCGGCTACCAGGGCAACGTGGTGGCGTACGCGCACCTCACGGACGTGCGCTGA
- a CDS encoding sirohydrochlorin chelatase, whose translation MTEPAPEQPQQSPPLTDSTAHLLARITDQLGAQLSLVSRNGTRRPMHRTRHPDRPTEDGAASARPPAAPALVAVAHGSRDPQALRTVEALLDRVRELRPALDVRLGHIELNAPLLPDTLDGLRGAEAVLVPLLLGRGHHVKRDLPAATAAAPGVRTRIAAPLGPHPLLVEALYGRLVEAGWDPADRDGRHAGVVLAAAGSRDPDSAQDTRRTARLLSMRLGVPVVPAYASAATPTVPAALRALAARGRHRTFVASYFTAPGRFASACADAVPHRAAAPLGAHPAMARLVLHRYDQARTSPGCARPARPDARALAAHLAA comes from the coding sequence ATGACGGAGCCGGCCCCGGAACAGCCCCAGCAGTCACCCCCGCTGACCGACAGCACCGCGCACCTCCTCGCCCGCATCACCGACCAGCTCGGCGCACAGCTCAGCCTCGTCTCCCGGAACGGAACCCGCAGACCCATGCACCGCACCCGGCACCCCGACCGCCCCACCGAGGACGGCGCCGCCTCCGCCCGGCCCCCGGCTGCCCCGGCCCTGGTCGCCGTGGCGCACGGCAGCCGCGACCCGCAGGCCCTGCGCACCGTGGAAGCCCTCCTGGACCGGGTCCGCGAGCTGCGCCCCGCTCTCGACGTCCGGCTCGGCCACATCGAGCTGAACGCGCCACTGCTCCCGGACACCCTGGACGGCCTGCGCGGGGCCGAAGCCGTCCTCGTACCGCTGCTCCTGGGGCGCGGCCACCACGTCAAGCGCGACCTGCCCGCCGCGACGGCCGCCGCCCCGGGCGTACGGACCCGGATCGCCGCGCCCCTCGGCCCGCACCCCCTGCTCGTCGAGGCGCTGTACGGGCGGCTCGTGGAGGCCGGCTGGGACCCCGCCGACCGGGACGGCCGACACGCGGGTGTGGTCCTCGCCGCCGCCGGGTCCCGCGACCCCGACTCCGCCCAGGACACCCGGCGCACCGCCCGCCTGCTCTCGATGCGCCTCGGCGTGCCCGTCGTCCCCGCGTACGCCTCCGCCGCCACGCCCACCGTCCCGGCCGCCCTGCGCGCCCTCGCCGCCCGGGGACGCCACCGGACCTTCGTCGCCTCGTACTTCACCGCCCCCGGCCGCTTCGCGAGCGCCTGCGCCGACGCCGTACCGCACCGGGCCGCCGCCCCGCTCGGCGCCCACCCGGCGATGGCCCGCCTCGTCCTGCACCGCTACGACCAGGCACGGACATCCCCAGGGTGCGCCCGGCCGGCCAGGCCGGACGCGCGTGCTCTGGCAGCGCACCTGGCCGCGTAG
- the cutA gene encoding divalent-cation tolerance protein CutA, giving the protein MTAPAAWLTVLTTTDSEDKAHALAQSAVEARLVACAQISAPVTSVYRWQNAIETSEEWQVLFKTTAERYDELEEHLQREHDYDTPEIIALPVIRGSARYLGWVTAETAPPAAL; this is encoded by the coding sequence ATGACAGCGCCGGCCGCATGGCTGACCGTACTGACCACGACCGACAGCGAGGACAAGGCCCACGCCCTGGCGCAGTCGGCGGTGGAGGCCAGGCTGGTGGCCTGCGCGCAGATCTCCGCCCCCGTCACCTCCGTCTACCGGTGGCAGAACGCCATCGAGACGAGTGAGGAGTGGCAGGTGCTCTTCAAGACGACGGCGGAGCGCTACGACGAACTGGAGGAGCACCTCCAGCGGGAGCACGACTACGACACGCCGGAGATCATCGCCCTGCCGGTGATCCGGGGAAGCGCCCGCTACCTCGGCTGGGTGACGGCGGAGACGGCCCCTCCGGCGGCCCTGTGA
- a CDS encoding gamma-glutamylcyclotransferase family protein codes for MTAADMTTPAPGAGAADAELPFFVYGTLLPGEPNHDLFLRGRTAEERPAVLPRALLYDGPGYPYAIEGHGRVHGTLLVAAPGVYGELLGLLDHLEEFLGPGHPRNLYERVVREVEPRDSGDGGSVRAWVYLAAAAVTRSLRTGGVLIPEGRWITGRTRDGS; via the coding sequence GTGACGGCGGCGGACATGACCACCCCCGCCCCGGGCGCCGGCGCCGCCGATGCCGAGCTGCCCTTCTTCGTGTACGGGACGCTGCTGCCGGGTGAACCCAACCACGACCTGTTCCTGCGGGGCCGTACGGCGGAGGAGCGCCCGGCCGTGCTGCCCCGGGCCCTCCTCTACGACGGCCCCGGCTACCCGTACGCCATCGAGGGCCACGGCCGCGTCCACGGCACCCTGCTCGTCGCCGCGCCCGGGGTGTACGGGGAGCTGCTCGGGCTGCTGGACCACCTGGAGGAGTTCCTCGGCCCCGGCCACCCGCGCAACCTGTACGAACGTGTCGTCCGCGAGGTCGAGCCGCGGGACTCCGGCGACGGGGGCTCCGTGCGGGCCTGGGTCTACCTCGCCGCGGCCGCCGTCACCCGTTCCCTGCGGACCGGCGGCGTCCTCATCCCCGAGGGGCGGTGGATCACCGGACGCACCAGGGACGGCTCCTGA
- a CDS encoding ElyC/SanA/YdcF family protein, which yields MRGKSGERRKRLGRRLREVRWPALLRLPRTRRGQRRLVQGLMAVCVLALVPATWMRLAAGDRVGTTAEAPAREVAVVFGAGLWNGRPTPYLAHRLDAAAELYRTGKAKVVLVTGDNSRVEYDEPDAMRTYLTERGVPDERIVSDYAGFDSWDSCVRAKKIFGVDRAVLVSQGFHIHRAVALCRSAGIDAYGVGVDEPRDATWYYGGVRELAASGKAALDTVFRPDPRFLGPEEAGVAEALAAGAR from the coding sequence ATGCGCGGGAAGAGCGGGGAGAGACGGAAGCGGCTCGGGCGACGGCTGAGGGAGGTCCGGTGGCCGGCCCTGCTGCGGCTGCCGCGTACCCGACGGGGGCAACGGCGGCTGGTGCAGGGGCTGATGGCCGTCTGTGTGCTGGCGCTGGTGCCCGCGACCTGGATGCGCCTGGCGGCCGGTGACCGGGTGGGCACGACGGCCGAGGCTCCGGCCCGGGAGGTCGCCGTGGTGTTCGGGGCCGGGTTGTGGAACGGCCGGCCGACCCCGTATCTCGCGCACCGGCTGGACGCGGCGGCCGAGCTGTACCGGACCGGGAAGGCCAAGGTCGTCCTCGTCACCGGGGACAACAGCCGGGTGGAGTACGACGAGCCGGACGCGATGCGCACGTATCTCACCGAACGCGGGGTGCCCGACGAGCGGATCGTGAGCGACTACGCCGGATTCGACTCCTGGGACTCCTGTGTCCGGGCCAAGAAGATCTTCGGGGTCGACCGGGCGGTGCTGGTGAGTCAGGGGTTCCACATCCACCGGGCGGTCGCGCTGTGCCGGTCCGCCGGGATCGACGCGTACGGCGTCGGGGTCGACGAACCCCGGGACGCCACCTGGTACTACGGCGGCGTCCGGGAGCTGGCCGCCTCGGGGAAGGCGGCCCTGGACACCGTGTTCCGGCCCGACCCGCGCTTCCTGGGGCCCGAGGAGGCAGGCGTGGCCGAGGCGCTGGCGGCCGGGGCGCGCTGA